The Desulfonispora thiosulfatigenes DSM 11270 genomic sequence AAACTTCTTATCTCTTCTTCACTTATTTTAGCTAGGTGATATTTTTCAAGGTCAAATCCTGCTAAATTAATTTCCTCCAAAAACTTAAGTTTAGCTTCTTGTAAAATTTCTGCATATTCTTCTAAGGACTTTTTATATCCAAATTCTTGTGTTTTGCATTTTTCAAGCTCTAGATTACTTTGTTGATGTTCTTTTTCTTTATCAGCTAAACTTTTAACCATTAAATTGTAGCCTTGTTCTACTCTTTGATATTCTAACTTTAATGCCATAATAGATCTAATATTTTCAGGTATTTCCTTCATGGTTTCAGCTAAAGAGGCCTTTTCAGCTTCATACTTTTTAAAAACATCTAAATATTCTAAACTTAATTCTCGCTCTTTTTCTTCCGCACTTTCAAGCTGTTTTTCTGTATCTACCAAGCTTTTAGCTAAAGATTCTTGGAGTTTCTTAGTTTTTTCTAATTCGACTTTTACCTTTTCTAGTTTACCTTTTTTTACATCTATGTCTGTAAATATCTTTTTTACCACTTTATTTAACTCTTGATCTTTTAAATCACTTATTCTTTCCGGGATTAATTGTTCAATTTCTGCAATTAAAGAATTAACTATACTTTTTTGGAAATCTCCTGAACCTTTTATATCAATTAATTTTTCGTACATTTCTTTTAAAATCTTTTCTTTTTGTTCTAACTCTTCTTTTTCTAATTTTAATTTTTCTCCTGAATAAAAATTTTCTTCTAACTCAGCGGGATGGGGATGATGTTTAGAACCACATACCGGACAGTTTATACCCTCTTGTAAATTTTCAGCTAATACTCCTGCTTGGGCTTTAAACCAATTTTCTTCATTCTTTTCATACTTAGCTTTTAGGTGGTCATAAACTACTTTTGTTTGTTTATGTTTTTCATGCATAATCCCAAATTCTTGCCTTAACTTTGCTAGTTTCGTATTTGCTTCCAGTAATTTATGCAATTTATCTTGAGCCTGAGAAACACTTTCTAGTTCCATCTTGTTTTTTAGGTATTCAGTATCTGCATTTCTAGCCTTTTCTAATTCTAAAGCTAATTGTTTATGTAATTTTTTAAAATTTGTAATTTCTAGAATTTTAGTATTTTTATCTTGTTCAAGTTTTTGCACCAATTTTTGCAATACACTTAATTTATCTTTTTTATCATCCAGGGTACTTACCTTTTCTTCATATCCTTTTAATGTATTTAACTTAAGAAAGCTTTGCTTTATTTCTGGCTCTTTAGCTTTTTCTCGTGCTAAACTTTCACTCACTAAATCTAATTTAGCTTTAGCCTGTAGGGCGTCTTGCTGTGACTTTTTATATTCCGTGATTTTTTTTTGATAGCTATAATCTTTTTCTAGATAATTATCTTCACTGGCTTTAATTTTTAAAGCTTTTCGGCCATTATCGATTTTAGTTTGTTTTTCTATATATAATGATTTTTTTAGTTCTAAATTACTTTTTTGCGTGGCAAATTTCTCTTTATGAGCAAATTTTTTATTATTTTCGGTTGCATCAAAGATCTTTTCCCGCTTATTTTCTAGAACAATCTTTATTCTTTTAAGATCATTTTCAAAAACTTCATTTTGATTTTTATCATATATTAATTGCTCTTTTAGGAATGTAATTATCGAATCTTTATTTTTATTCTCATTAGTAATTTGTTCCTTAAGTTTTTCATTATCCCCTGCATCAATTCTAAGTAGATTTTCATGATAGCTATTCTCGAGCTTGGCAATTAGCGTTTTAATTTCATTGGCTTTTTCAATTAATTTCGTCTCTACCTTTTTATAACCCACCGTACCAAATATCTTTTGAAATATTTTTTCTCTATCTTTACTATCAGCTGTTAATAATTTACGAAAATCACCTTGAGGAATCATCATAATTTGCTTGAATTGGTCACTATTTATACCCATTATTTCTTGAACTTTTTCATTTACACTATTTACACCTGCATAAACCTTGTCTCCATTTTTTCCATAAATAGTTAACTCTGCATCCGCTTTTTGTTCAGTTGTTCCTTCCCCTCTGCTTTTTCTTTTTTCTTGCTTAGGGATTCTTTTAATATAATAACGTGTGCCTCTTAATATAAATTCAAGCTCTACACTCGTTAAATCATCTATACAAGCAAATTGACTTCTTAAACTTTCCCCGCTTCTTTCATCACCACTTGCTTGTCCATAAATAGCATAGCTAATACCATCAAAAATCGTAGTTTTACCTGCTCCGGTTGGACCTGTTATTAAAAATACATTTTCCTCACCAATTTGACGAAAATCAATCTCTTCTCTCCCCGCATAAGGACCAAAAGCAATCATAACTAATTTTAAAGGTCTCATTTTAACTTACCTCCCCTCATTATTTATTTCTTTTAAAACATTAATTAAAATATCTTTCTTTTCCTTGGTGAACTCTTTACCCGTTAAAGAACAATAAAAATCACTAAAAAGTTCTAAAGTGTCCTTTTTGGCAAAATCTTTACCTAAAGCTACTTTTACGCCATCCTTTGCAAAAGAAATTTTTTCAATGCTCAGCACATTAGGATAAACGGTTCGTAACTTGCCCATGATATCCATAATTTCACCTTCATCTTCAATCGTTACCATTAAGTAGTCATTAATATTTGTATCTTTATAAATATCTGCATCTAGTAAATTTTCCAATTTACCTTTAATTTTACGCATATCTCTAAGAGGATTAAGCTCTACTTGGTTTACTTTAATCTCGCCTTCCCCATCCATCTTAATTATCGAAATAGATTTTTTTTGCATATGCTCTGAAAAAGAATATTTTAAAAGAGAACCTGCATATCTAATCTTTTCTGAACCAACCTTTTGTGGTCTGTGTAGATGTCCTAAAGCAGTATAATTAAAAAGATTAAAATGATTTGCATCTACATAATCTGTTCCTCCAATTGATAAAGGACGTTCCGATTCACAAGTATCTACAGACTGCTCCCCTATGACAAAGGCATGAGTAATTAATACATTTCTTTCATTTATGTTTATATTTTCTTTGATTTTTTCTATGATTGCTTTCATCGCTGTATCATGATTAATAATTTTTTCATCATTATATAATGCTCTAACAATTACAGGATTCGCATAAGGTACTAAATAAAAATTAACTGGCCCTCTTTGATCATTAATAACGATAGGCTTAAATTCATGAGGTAAATTTCCGCTAATATATAATCCTTTATCTTTTAGAATCTTGCTCCCAAAGCTAAGACGATCTGAGCTATCATGGTTACCTGCAACAATCATGATAGGTGTATTTAAATCCAATAAAATTTCAGACAACACTTCATCTAATAATTCCACCGCTTCAACTGGAGGTACTGATCTATCATATAAATCACCCGCAATTATAACTACATCTGGTTTTTCTTTCGCTACTAATTCTATAAATTGCTTTAATATGTACCTTTGATCTTCCGTCATATGTATAGAATGAACTATTTTACCAATATGCCAATCTCCCGTATGAATTATCTTCAAATTATAAACCCCCACTTTTACCATTTTATTTTAGTAATGTATAAGTTTTAATCCTTTACTAAAAATCAATAATAAATAATATATCTTAATTTTAGCATAAAAAGATGCTTTCAACTTGAAAGCATTACAACACTAAAAATTCTAATATACTCTTAAATTCCTTACTATCTATCTATGATTTCATAATTAAAAACTTATAGATTTAAAATTTCTAGATTTATTCGTAATAGTTAGCTATACTATTATAGAGATTTTAAAAATTCTGAAAATTAAGGAAGGAGAGATATACTTGAAAAAAGGGGATTTGTACTGGATACTTGCTTTTGTTCTATTTGCTACATTTGTTATTTTTCCTACAACACATGAAATTTTCGTAAACTTTACGACTAATCATCCTTACATAGGTGGATTTTTTAAATTTGGTATCCTTGCTACTATGGGAGAACTTCTTGCCATTAGGATTTCCACAAGAGATTGGAAAAAGCCAAGTGGATTAATTTATAGGGCTATTATCTGGGGATTGTTAGGAGTAGTAATTACTTTAATGTTCCAAGTCTTTGCAGTTGGGGTTAAAGGCGCACTTGCTTCTGGATATCTTCCTGGAGGCGATTCAGCAATAGCATTTGCATTTTTAGTGAGTACTATTATGAACTTATTTTTTGCTCCTATTTTTATGGCCTTTCATAGATACACAGATACGTACATCGATCTATACTATGAAGGTAAGAAAAATATCACAGTTGATAATGTAGTATCCCGCATTGATTGGACAGGTTTTGTATCTTTTGTAATTTTAAAAACAGTTCCTTTCTTCTGGATTCCAGCTCACACTGTTACATTTATGCTTCCTCCAGAATACAGGGTATTAATGGCAGCATTTTTATCAATAGCACTTGGGGCAATTTTAGCTTTTGCGAAGAAAAAGAAATAAGCTTTTAAAAAGAGCTAGTGTAAAAGATACTTTATCTTCTATACTAGCTCTTAAATTTATTCATCATTACTAAATACAACCTGCTGGGAAATAGTGCTTCCTGCTTTGTTTCTATTCATAGATAAACCTATAAATATAATTGCAGCTCCTATAAACTGAATAAAACTAAATTTTTCTCCTAAGATTAAAAAAGCAAAAATCACCGCAAATACTGGCGTTAAATTATTATATAGAGCTGTTCCCGTACTACCTATTTTATTTATTCCCCATACCCAAATGATGTTTCCTATTCCAATAGCAAAAATTCCGGAATAAATATTACTACTCCAGCCCATCTGTGGGACTGCCTTATAATCTAATTGGATCAGTTCTGGAATTGAAATTAAAAAAAAGAAAAAGGTGGAGATACTGAAAACGTACGCAATTACTTGATATGATGAATATTTAGCCATTAACCTTTTGGAAAAGATAGTATAATAAGCAAAAAAGAATTGACCTACTAACAGCATTAAAGCACCGATTAGATGATTATGGGCTAAACTTAATTCTTTACCTGACCCCAAAATTACTAAAAGTATTCCCACAAAGGAAAAGGCAATTACTCCAAAAGTTTTCTTTGATATTTGTTCTATTTTTAGGATAGTATTTAAAATTACAACACTAATTGGTAATAAGGCAACTATAATGGCTGCATTACCTGATGTAGTTAAATTAACGCCTAAAATAAATAATACTTGAAAAATAAAAAATCCAAAAAAACTTACAAAGAACATACTTTTCCAGTCTTCTTTTACGATCTTTTGGTAGGTTTTAGAATAATATAAAATTATCCATGCTACAGCTACAGAAAAGACCATCCTCAGCGAACTATATGCAAGTGGTGTAATAAATTCCAAGCCTACCTTCATAAAAGGAAAATTAAGCCCCCACATTAGTGGTACTGAAAATAATAATAATCTTGTTTTATTATCACTAGTCATAATCATCAACCTATTTTCTGTTTTACTAAATTATATACATTTATTTACACAATATTAATAATCTATTTAATAAATTTATATCCGTATTAAAATTTCCTCGTAAAGTCATAGTTACTGTTTTTGCATTAGGCTTTTTGATGCCTCTTGTTGTCATACATCCATGCTCACCCTCGATAATAACAGCTACATCTTCAGTTTCAGTTATTTTTTGCATAATCTCAGCAATATCTTGACCAATTCTTTCTTGAAGTTGTAACCTTTTTCCTACCATATCAGCTATTCTAGCCATTTTACTAAGTCCTATCACTTTATCTTTAGGAATATATGCTATAGTTACTTTCATATTATACATTAAGGCTAAATGATGTTCACAATGACTAAATATTTCAATGTCCTTCATAACTACTATATCTTGGCTATCTTCCGTAGTATTTATATCTTCTTCAAAGGTTTTATTAAACATGTCTACTAATTGATCATTTGTATATGCTATTCCTGCAAATATTTCTGCATACATACTTGCTACTCTCTGGGGGGTATCTTGTAGTCCTTCTCGATCAGGATCTTCACCTAAAGCCACTAAGATACCTCGAATATGTTTTGCTATTTCTGCTTGATTTATAGACATAAATCTTACCCCCTTTACTCTAAACCCCATTTACAGCTATTAATACTTAACTTAATTATATACTTTATTCTCAAAATAAGTAATATAAAAAGCTGATTCTTATTACTCTCGAAATCAGCTTTTTACTTATTAACGATATTTCTTATCTATTATATTTCTTATTTTCTATGCTTTCTTATTTTTACTACTTTCTCATCTTTACTGTTTTTTTATCTTCTATGTTTTTCAATTAAATGTGAAATCGCAGCAAGTGGATGCTTATAAATCATTTTAGGTCCAGCATATCTCATCACTTCTTTTACCTTTGCTCTCATATCTTCTTTATAACAATGTATGGTACAACTACCACACACGGGCTTTTCTTCACCAAATTTGCAATACTTTAAACGCATACTAGCATAATCCAGTAAAGCCTGACAATCAGTACAAAGTTCATCTTCTGGATGGTGCTTATCATGACAATATATTTTAATCATTTTTTCAATTGTATCTCTTTCGTTTTTTAATCTCGACATTGTAAACTCCTTTAGACTTTTTAATAGTATTTACTCATTTTAACAAAAAAAAACTTTCTATGAAATAATTCATAGAAAGTTAACTAGCATTTTTTAAGTTTTCAAGAAAATCCTTTGCCTCTACATTTGTTTCATCGTAAGCAAGTGCTTCGTGCAATAAAACCATAGTTTCTTTATTTTTTCCTTGGGCGAAATGTTTTACAGCTTTATTATATAGGCAAATTGCCACATTTTTAGGGTCTTTACATCCTTTATAGTATAAATATGAGCTGGATAAAAGAACAACTCCTCCCACAAAGGGACTACTAATAATAGCAACAGCACCAATAACAATTCCTGCTAACCATGAATTAGGTTCAAATACCTGCTCTTCTGGACTATATGTATTTTGGGCTAAACTATCATCATCTTCAATTGTTTTATTCCAGTTAATTTGTAAACCTTCTTTTTTAATTTTAAAGTTTATATTACCTAAAGATATTTCTTTATTTAAAATATATTCCACGAGAAACACCTTCCTTTAATAGATTTACATTTATAACTTTCTATACGATATATTCATTTAAGTGTCATCATAAAAGTATTTTATCTAACTAGAGGTTAATAATTTAACAATAATATATAATATAAGTTTTCCTTATTTATCTTAAGTATATGCAAACAAATGAAAAAAGTCCACCATAAAATAAGTAAATATTATAAATCTTAATCCAAATAAAAAAACTACAAGAAATAGTTAAATGTCCTTACTAAACAGGGCATTTATCTAAATCCTTGTAGTATTATACTTAGCAATAATTTATTTTTTACGCCTTTTTTCTTTTGGGAATTAAATGAATTGCTTGATCGTCAATGCCTAAAATAGCTTCTTCTAAGCTTTCTGCTAAGGTAGGATGAGCAAAAATTAAATTACTGAAATCCTTAGCTTTCATTTTCTGATCTATAGCTAAAACTCCCTGCCCAATTAAATCAGAAGCATGTGCTCCCATGATATGCACACCGATTATGTGGTTTTGTTCATCACAAATTACTTTCACTAATCCTTCAGGTTCCTCTAAGGTCATAGCTTTACCATTAGCTCCAACTAAAAACCGACTAGTTTTATATCCTATGCCAGATTCTTTAGCCTTTTCTTCTGTCATTCCTACGGTTGCTATTTCTGGAAAAATAAAGACACAACTTGGAATTGGAGATTGCTGTATTGGTTTTTTCTCAATAATATACCGAGATACTTGTATTCCTTGGTGGGAAGCTACATGAGCTAACATGATTTTTGCATTTACATCACCAATAGCAAAAATACCTGGAATATTTGTTTCATAATTTTCATTAACCTTAATAGCCCCTTTTTCTAGCTCTATCCCTGCCTTTTCAAAATCAAGTCCAGCTAAATTAGCCTTTCTCCCCACAGCAATTAAAACCTTTTGAGACTTTAGCTCATGTTTGCCCTTTTTACCTTCTACTAATACACAAAGCTCTGCATCTTGCTCTTTTATTTCTTGTACTTTAGTCGAAGTATAAATTTCGATTCCTTGTTTTTTTAGTAAAGGAACTAATCTTTTAATAATATCTTTATCTAGATTAGCTAAAATATCAGGTAAAAATTCAATGACTTTTACTTTTGTGCCTAAGGCGTTAAAAATAGAAGCAAATTCCATCCCAATGATGCCACCACCAATTATCACTAGGCTTTCAGGTATTTCTGTCGTTTCTAATAAATCTTTAGAGGTTAATACTCCTGGTAGATCTACTCCCTCTATGGGAGGTCTAGTAGCCACAGAACCTGTGGCAATTATAATTTTAGGAGCCTGATAGATATTAGCTTGACCGCCTTCAGAAGATACCTGAACGGTATTTTTATCCAGAAAACTTGCTGTTCCTTTAATCATCTCTATTTTATTAGCTTTTAATAAAGATTCTATACCACTAACTAATTTAGATATAATTCCATTTTTACGTTCTTGTACTTTTGAAAAATCCAGTTTAAACTCTGAAAATGTTATGCCAAAGGTATCAGCACTAGAAAATGTACGCATAACCTCAGCATTTTTATATAAAGCCTTGGTAGGAATACAGCCCCAATTTAAGCAGGTTCCACCAAGGTTTTCTCTTTCGATAACTCCTACCTTTGCCCCTAACTGAGCTGCTTTAATAGCAGCTGTATACCCTCCAGGACCACCACCAATAATTAAGATATCATAGTCCATATATATTACCTGCCTTATAATTTTTCAACTTCATATTTTAAAACAAGTTCCCTGGCTGCCTTAACTTCATCTATGCGTCTAACAGGAGTATAGTGGGGAGCATTTTTTAGCAGTTCTGGATTTTCTTTAGCTTCCTTAGCTATTTTTATCATTACCTCAATAAAGCTGTCTATTGTTTCTTTACTTTCTGTTTCGGTAGGCTCAATCATTAAAGCCTCGGGCACGATTAATGGAAAGTAGACAGTTGGAGGATGATATCCGTAATCTAATAAGCGTTTAGCGACATCTAAAGTTTTAATCTCATTTTCATTTTTCTTTAATCCTGAAAAAACTACTTCATGCTTAGTTACGGTTTCCATCGGTAATTTATAATAGTCTTTTAACTTTTCTTTAATATAATTAGTATTTAATACAGCTACTTCACTTGCCTTTTTTAAACCTTCGCCGCCCATAGTTTTAATATAGGTATAAGCTTTTACTAAGACCCCAAAATTACCATAAAAATTCTTTACCTTACCAATAGAATTAGCCCTCTCGTAATCAAAAGCATAATTATCGTCATCCTTTATAATTACGGGTACAGGTAAAAAAGGTAATAATTCTTTTTTTACACCCACAGGGCCACTTCCAGGGCCCCCGCCTCCATGAGGGGTAGAAAAGGTTTTATGTAAATTAAAATGTATAACATCAAATCCCATATCCCCAGGCCTTGTGATGCCCATAATTGCATTCATATTTGCTCCATCATAATATAAAAGTCCACCTGCATCATGAACTAACTGGGAAACTTCCATTATACTTGTTTCAAAAAGTCCAAGTGTATTAGGATTTGTTAACATGAGTCCTGCTATATCATCACTTAAAACTTCTTTTAAAGCATCTACATCTACTACTCCCTGGTCATTAGATTTAATTTCAATAATATCAAAACCAGCCACTTGAGCACTTGCAGGATTAGTCCCATGGGCAGAGTCTGGAACAATTATTTTATTACGTTTATAGTCGCCCCTACTTTCATGATATGCCTTTATTAACATTAAGCCTGTTAACTCACCATGAGCCCCTGCAGCAGGTTGTAGAGTAAATCCGTCCATTCCCGCTACCTCAGAAAGCATCTTTTCTAATTCATACATTAATTTTAAGGCACCTTGAGCAGTTTCTACGGGCTGATAAGGGTGAAGCTCTGTAAATCCATCTAAACCTGCCATATCTTCATTAATTTTAGGATTATATTTCATCGTGCATGATCCTAAAGGATAAAAGCCCGTATCTACTCCATAGTTTTTATTGGATAAAAGCGTATAATGTCGGACTACATCACCTTCACTTACTTCCGGTAAATTAACCTCTTCTGCTCTTAATAAATCTAAAGATAAAAATTCACTAAGATTTTGTTCTGGAACATCAAGAGGTGGTAATTTGTAAGCCTTGCGTCCTTCTTTGGAAATTTCAAAAATTAATTTATCATAACTACTCATGAAATCACCTCCAAAGCACTTACTAAAGTATCTATTTCTTCTTTCGTTCTTTTTTCCGTGACACAATACAATACATCATTAGCATACTTACTAGATGAATTTTGTAATGGATAGCCACCTAAGATATTTTTTTCTAAAAGACTACTATTTATTTTATCCACATTTAAATCACTATTAATCGCAAATTCATAAAAGAAAGGTTGATCTTTAAAAGTTGGCTTAAATTTATCTAATTTACTAATTTCATCATATGCATAATGTGCTTTTTGCACGGATTGATAGGCTACTTCTTTAATTCCCTTTTTACCCATAGTTACTAAATATACAGAAGCAATTAAAGCATTTAAAGCCTGGTTTGAACAAATATTTGAAGTAGCTTTAAAACGTCTTATATGTTGCTCTCTCGCCTGAAGGGTAAGGACAAAAGCACGTTTATTATCAGTATCGATTGACTGTCCTACTATTCTTCCTGGGATTTTGCGCATTAGTTTTTTAGTAGTTGCTAAAAATCCTAAATAAGGACCCCCAAAGTTAAGAGGATTTCCTAGAGATTGTCCTTCACCTACTACAATATCTACCCCTAATTCACCGGGAGATTTTAATAAAGCTAAACTAATAGGATCAGTACTTAAGATAAATAAAGATTTATGTGCTTTAATTTTAGCTATAATATCTTGATGATTTTCTACTATCCCAAAAAAATTAGGGTTTTGTAATATAACGGCTGCTGTATCTTTATCTAAATTATTTTCTATTTCCTCTAAATCTGTACTTCCATTTTTACACTCTAACTCTACCATTTCGATATCTTTAAATCGTAAATATGTTTTTAAAACTTTTCTAGTTTCAGGGTGAACCGTTTCAGAAACCAAGACCTTATTTCTTTTTGTTACACTACTAGCCATAAAAGCTGCCTCTACGCAAGCAGTCGCTCCATCATAAAGAGAAGCATTAGCCACATCCATACCCGTTAATTCACACATCATGCTTTGATATTCAAAAATCACTTGTAAAGTTCCCTGGCTTATTTCAGGTTGATAAGGTGTATAAGCAGTATAAAATTCTGAACGAGAAGCCAGATGTTTAACCACAGATGGAATGTAACGATCATAAGCTCCTGCACCTAGAAAGTTTGTAAGTTCAGTAAGATTTCTATTTTTCCTGGCTAAATCTGTGATATATCTTGTTACTTCTAATTCAGACTTAGCCTTTTCTAAATTAAGTTTTTCTATCTTTATATTTTCCGGGATATCACTAAATAGATCTTCGATATTCTTTACTTTCATCTCACTTAACATTTCTTCTATATCTTTTGGAGTGTTTGGAATATATGGATACATTATTATTCCTCCTCGCTTAAAAACTCTTTATACTCCTTAGGACTTAATAAATCTTCTAATTCACCTTTATCTTTTAATTCTACTTTAATAAACCAGTGCTCATAAGGATCTTGATTTATTAAAGCTGGATTATCGACAATTTCGTCGTTAACTTCAATTACCTTACCACTCACTGGTATATATACATCAGAAGCTGCTTTAACTGATTCAACAACACCTAAAATTTCATCTTGATCAAATTCATCATCCACTTCAGGAAGTTCTACAAAAACAATATCTCCTAGAGAATGCTGGGCAAAATCACTTATTCCAATTACGGCTTCATTTCCCTCTACTCTAACCCATTCATGTTCCTTCGAATAAACTAAGTCCTTTTCAATTTTCATAATTACATCCCTCCACTATTTAGATTTATTTTGGTAAAATCTTTTACCAATTACTTGTGCTGTATATCTTTTTTTCCTAACCAGAACTTCAATTTCAGTATTTAATTCTGTATAAGCCATATCTAACAGGGCTAAACCAATGTTTTTTTGTAAGGTGGGTGAAAAATAACCCGTCGTTACATAACCTATTTTTTTGTCACCGCTATATACTTCATAACCTTGGCGTGGTATTGCCTTTTCTAACATTTCAAAACCTACGATTTTTCTAGTTAATCCTGTTTCTTTTTGTTTTACTAAAGCATCTTTTCCAATAAAATTATCTTTATCTAGTTTGACGAAAAACCCTAAGCCTGCTTCTAAAGGGGTTACTTCTTCTGTTAGTTCATTACCATATAAGGGTAATCCTGCTTCAAAACGCAGGGTATCTCTACAGCCTAATCCTGCTGGTTTTAACTCCGGTGTCTTCGCTAAAATTTCTTCCCAAAACTTTGGCGCATCATTTACCGGTAGATAAATTTCAAAACCATC encodes the following:
- the gcvPA gene encoding aminomethyl-transferring glycine dehydrogenase subunit GcvPA, whose amino-acid sequence is MYPYIPNTPKDIEEMLSEMKVKNIEDLFSDIPENIKIEKLNLEKAKSELEVTRYITDLARKNRNLTELTNFLGAGAYDRYIPSVVKHLASRSEFYTAYTPYQPEISQGTLQVIFEYQSMMCELTGMDVANASLYDGATACVEAAFMASSVTKRNKVLVSETVHPETRKVLKTYLRFKDIEMVELECKNGSTDLEEIENNLDKDTAAVILQNPNFFGIVENHQDIIAKIKAHKSLFILSTDPISLALLKSPGELGVDIVVGEGQSLGNPLNFGGPYLGFLATTKKLMRKIPGRIVGQSIDTDNKRAFVLTLQAREQHIRRFKATSNICSNQALNALIASVYLVTMGKKGIKEVAYQSVQKAHYAYDEISKLDKFKPTFKDQPFFYEFAINSDLNVDKINSSLLEKNILGGYPLQNSSSKYANDVLYCVTEKRTKEEIDTLVSALEVIS
- the gcvH gene encoding glycine cleavage system protein GcvH, translated to MKIEKDLVYSKEHEWVRVEGNEAVIGISDFAQHSLGDIVFVELPEVDDEFDQDEILGVVESVKAASDVYIPVSGKVIEVNDEIVDNPALINQDPYEHWFIKVELKDKGELEDLLSPKEYKEFLSEEE